A portion of the Flavobacterium magnum genome contains these proteins:
- a CDS encoding DUF2225 domain-containing protein: protein MRSFIVLLLCFTAIGAFPQNPQTSKTDSLKHVLAKQTGQKRFHTLCALSDEFSYSDLDQALSYGKQALAQARRIKSEPCLGMAYNAIANTFQYRSELDSAIIYHRKALGSRIRIKDSLGIADSYNNIGIAFDTKGDFEQALRNYFRALYYYDKKNDLSKQAMTYTNIGIVYKTHEDYKKALTYYRKAYDFYVKAKDAFGMTVSSGNLGSILINFAHYKESLKYSEMARKGYQKLGYDRYVAYPLGNLAMVYDSLHRFDVADTYYKESIALHEKFENWFEVANTGNAYAQCLLKQKRFSESIAVSQKARTSAKKSEAELVETMANDNLAKAYAKTGSFQQAYEHARLYCIGKDSLFRKEKTKAIFELDAKYQTEKKEKLLLLREVEARQRNLWLIILGFLVVTTVAGGALVYRQQKLRNRQQEQEHRLEKAIAKIETQNKLQEQRLSISRDLHDNIGAQLTFIISSVDNLKFAFDLKDSKLNGKLDNISGFTQSTIIELRDTIWAMNSDAITFEDLHMRIMNFIEKARLAAENIQFRFEIDEKLSHLGFSSVVGMNIYRTIQEAVNNAIKYAQATEIVVRITEDNDGIDIGITDNGSGFDIASVVNGNGLHNMKKRIKSIGGTATIDSAPGAGTRIVLHISKDVLNT, encoded by the coding sequence ATGAGGTCATTCATCGTACTGCTGCTGTGCTTTACGGCAATAGGAGCGTTTCCGCAAAATCCCCAGACTTCCAAAACCGACAGCCTGAAGCATGTCCTTGCGAAACAAACCGGGCAGAAGAGATTCCATACCCTGTGCGCCCTGTCCGATGAATTCAGTTACAGCGACCTTGATCAGGCGTTGTCATATGGGAAACAGGCACTTGCGCAGGCGCGCAGGATTAAAAGCGAGCCGTGCCTGGGGATGGCCTACAATGCAATTGCCAATACTTTTCAATACCGCAGCGAACTCGATTCAGCCATCATCTACCATCGTAAGGCGCTGGGATCCAGGATCCGGATTAAGGATTCGCTTGGGATCGCCGATTCTTACAATAACATCGGCATCGCATTTGATACCAAAGGAGACTTCGAGCAGGCACTCAGGAATTATTTCAGGGCATTGTACTATTACGACAAAAAGAATGATTTGTCCAAGCAGGCGATGACGTACACCAATATCGGGATTGTGTACAAAACCCATGAAGATTATAAAAAGGCCCTGACCTATTACCGCAAGGCCTATGATTTTTACGTAAAGGCAAAGGATGCGTTTGGAATGACCGTTTCCTCGGGCAACCTCGGTTCAATCCTGATTAATTTCGCACATTATAAAGAGTCTTTGAAATACTCCGAAATGGCCCGGAAAGGCTATCAAAAGTTAGGGTATGACCGTTATGTCGCTTACCCGCTGGGCAATTTGGCGATGGTGTATGACAGCCTGCACCGGTTTGACGTCGCCGACACCTACTACAAGGAGTCGATTGCGCTGCACGAAAAATTCGAGAACTGGTTTGAAGTCGCCAACACCGGAAACGCATACGCCCAGTGCCTGCTCAAGCAGAAGCGGTTTTCAGAAAGCATCGCCGTGTCTCAGAAAGCCAGGACATCAGCGAAGAAATCAGAGGCGGAACTGGTCGAGACGATGGCCAATGACAATCTCGCGAAAGCCTATGCCAAAACCGGCAGTTTCCAACAAGCCTACGAACATGCCAGATTGTATTGCATCGGGAAAGACAGCCTTTTCAGAAAGGAAAAAACCAAGGCTATTTTCGAACTGGATGCCAAATACCAGACCGAAAAAAAGGAAAAATTGTTGCTGCTCAGGGAAGTCGAAGCCAGGCAACGCAATCTTTGGCTGATCATTTTAGGTTTTTTGGTGGTGACGACCGTGGCAGGCGGAGCGCTCGTGTATCGACAGCAAAAGCTACGCAACCGGCAGCAGGAGCAGGAACACCGGTTAGAAAAAGCCATTGCAAAAATTGAAACTCAGAACAAGCTGCAGGAACAGCGGCTCAGTATTTCACGTGATTTGCACGACAACATCGGGGCGCAGCTTACCTTTATCATTTCGTCCGTCGACAATCTCAAATTTGCTTTTGACCTGAAAGACTCAAAACTTAACGGAAAACTCGACAACATCAGTGGATTTACCCAATCCACGATCATTGAACTGCGCGATACCATCTGGGCGATGAACAGTGATGCGATTACATTCGAAGACCTGCACATGCGTATTATGAATTTCATCGAAAAAGCCAGACTCGCCGCAGAAAACATCCAATTTCGTTTTGAAATCGATGAAAAGCTCAGCCACCTCGGGTTCTCATCAGTTGTTGGGATGAACATTTACCGCACAATACAGGAAGCCGTGAACAATGCCATCAAGTATGCACAGGCGACCGAAATTGTGGTGCGCATTACAGAGGATAACGATGGGATTGACATCGGTATCACTGACAACGGATCCGGTTTTGACATCGCATCGGTCGTCAACGGGAACGGTTTACACAACATGAAAAAACGCATTAAGAGCATCGGGGGCACTGCCACAATCGACTCGGCGCCGGGAGCTGGTACCCGGATTGTCCTTCACATCAGTAAAGACGTATTAAACACATAG
- a CDS encoding DUF6252 family protein, whose protein sequence is MKTLKMISKMTLVAVMFLALSCSSDSDGGGGGGSASLGTVTAKIAGSGFTSMAMATSAQRVTSGNMTTISLVGADSSGKSISLIMNGVSQAGTYDIGGDNSISIVGSYTALNMQDPANSVVYVAPTEGGAVKGSVTISELTDAKLVGTFHFTGTNQDNAIDTKEITNGAFNLEF, encoded by the coding sequence ATGAAAACACTCAAAATGATCTCAAAAATGACATTGGTTGCCGTAATGTTCCTGGCACTATCCTGCAGCAGCGACAGTGATGGCGGCGGTGGTGGCGGTAGCGCTTCCCTTGGGACCGTAACGGCAAAAATTGCAGGTTCGGGCTTTACATCAATGGCGATGGCTACCAGTGCGCAGCGCGTAACATCTGGCAACATGACGACCATTAGCCTGGTCGGTGCAGATTCTTCGGGAAAATCAATCAGCCTGATTATGAACGGGGTTTCGCAGGCCGGGACCTATGATATTGGTGGCGATAACAGCATTTCAATCGTAGGTTCATATACGGCACTCAACATGCAGGACCCTGCAAATTCAGTGGTGTATGTGGCGCCAACAGAAGGTGGTGCCGTTAAAGGTTCGGTTACGATTTCCGAGCTTACCGATGCTAAACTGGTAGGGACTTTCCACTTTACAGGTACCAACCAGGACAATGCCATCGACACCAAGGAAATCACCAATGGTGCCTTTAACCTGGAATTCTAA
- a CDS encoding DUF6252 family protein encodes MKTFKKIGLTALMALAFVFNSCSSDSDGGGSSSLSTYISAKVDGVAFETASIQGQSFGVASKSGTGDMQVISVSCTNQSAITSQTYDAMHVILVGPVTAGTTYQVNQDTDHTLGYVEAPGNISWDTGDCQNATGSITVTTLTDTKIEGTFNFTGSKDDDCASQKTVTNGKFRGTFITN; translated from the coding sequence ATGAAAACTTTCAAAAAAATCGGATTAACAGCCTTGATGGCACTGGCCTTTGTATTTAACTCCTGCAGCAGCGACAGCGACGGCGGCGGAAGCTCCAGCCTGTCAACGTACATCTCTGCCAAAGTGGACGGCGTTGCATTCGAAACCGCATCGATCCAGGGACAATCCTTCGGAGTTGCCTCCAAATCAGGTACCGGCGACATGCAGGTGATTTCAGTGTCCTGCACGAACCAGTCGGCCATTACCTCGCAGACCTATGACGCCATGCACGTGATCCTTGTAGGGCCCGTCACTGCCGGAACCACCTACCAGGTAAACCAGGATACAGACCATACTTTGGGGTATGTCGAAGCGCCGGGTAACATCAGCTGGGACACAGGCGACTGCCAGAACGCTACAGGAAGCATCACGGTAACAACGCTTACAGACACTAAAATTGAAGGCACTTTCAATTTTACCGGATCTAAGGACGACGACTGTGCGTCCCAGAAAACCGTGACCAACGGTAAATTCAGGGGCACCTTTATCACTAATTAA
- a CDS encoding response regulator has translation MVKIVIVDDNIFLQKAVAEKLSFFENLVCRYTAVNGIELLEKLENNHNIDLILMDIEMPKMDGIEATGIVKSKYPHIKIIMLTIFDNDENIFRSIKAGADGYLLKDVTPADLNQGIMETLNGGATMTPSIALKTLKLFRNPIAFDVPSDSEDIKLTVREIEVLEQLSKGLKYHNIADNLILSLGTVRKHVENIYAKLQVHNKLEAIQKAKNNKLI, from the coding sequence ATGGTTAAAATAGTGATAGTCGACGACAATATCTTTTTGCAAAAGGCGGTGGCTGAAAAGCTTTCCTTCTTTGAGAACCTCGTGTGCAGGTACACGGCCGTGAATGGCATCGAGTTGTTGGAAAAACTCGAGAACAACCACAACATCGACCTGATCCTGATGGATATCGAAATGCCAAAAATGGACGGCATCGAGGCCACCGGCATCGTAAAGAGTAAATACCCGCACATCAAGATCATCATGCTTACTATTTTTGATAATGATGAGAACATCTTTAGGTCGATTAAGGCCGGCGCCGACGGTTACCTGTTGAAGGACGTCACCCCCGCCGACCTGAACCAGGGGATTATGGAGACCCTCAATGGCGGCGCCACGATGACCCCATCGATTGCATTGAAGACCCTGAAGCTCTTCCGCAACCCGATTGCGTTTGACGTCCCTTCGGATAGCGAGGACATCAAGCTCACCGTGCGCGAAATCGAAGTCCTCGAGCAACTCAGTAAAGGCCTGAAGTACCACAATATTGCCGATAACCTGATTCTTTCGCTGGGTACAGTACGCAAGCACGTCGAGAATATTTATGCAAAACTTCAGGTGCATAATAAGCTGGAGGCCATCCAGAAAGCGAAGAACAATAAGCTCATATAG
- a CDS encoding PD40 domain-containing protein produces MKNNILFLSLMAVFSVHGQQVQWAGKLIKFSSDLGGKQHGIKRILGKPDAFPQGGPSANAWMPKNALDGNETVEVGFETPQTVKQVAVFENMNAGCVVRIAVDDGSGKYKTVWSRDINWRRNLYTSQFPADRKYYYNRKRRKIQSAPEVDVNPGIEHAILDQAVAHVVAVRVDFSFALVPGQKQVDAIGISDSETPMEASIHSAQEFASLPRPEKLDLGGLMPSNPILNPDGNKLYFTDFTNPKEVIYSCIKNDGRWSAPSQEMNALNDDDQFNYLYGIHDNWALKGGKSYSRGTGETGYAFYGGQGDAMAVSGILKVAAYNNYDDTSELTISADAQTIIMGIETDMTQGGADLYFSNRKEDGSYGFLQNMGKAINSAADESMPRLLSDNKTLLFSSNGFSNYGDYDIFVTYRLDDSWKNWSEPVNLGSSINSGSFDGSPWYDERNGELYFIRTVDGQTGIYHVHLPKSQLMKG; encoded by the coding sequence ATGAAAAATAACATACTCTTTTTAAGTTTGATGGCTGTTTTTTCTGTCCATGGGCAGCAGGTGCAATGGGCCGGTAAATTGATTAAGTTTTCGTCAGATCTGGGCGGGAAGCAGCATGGCATCAAACGCATCCTGGGCAAGCCCGACGCCTTCCCGCAGGGCGGGCCAAGCGCCAATGCATGGATGCCCAAGAATGCGCTGGACGGCAATGAAACCGTGGAAGTAGGGTTTGAAACACCGCAAACCGTAAAGCAGGTGGCCGTATTTGAGAACATGAATGCAGGCTGTGTAGTCCGGATTGCGGTCGATGACGGGTCCGGGAAATACAAGACGGTCTGGTCGCGTGACATAAACTGGAGGAGAAACCTTTATACCAGCCAGTTTCCGGCGGACCGTAAATATTATTACAACCGAAAAAGGAGAAAAATCCAGTCCGCGCCCGAAGTGGATGTCAATCCCGGCATTGAGCATGCGATCTTAGACCAGGCTGTAGCCCATGTCGTTGCGGTACGCGTAGATTTCAGTTTCGCATTGGTTCCCGGGCAAAAGCAGGTTGACGCCATCGGTATTTCGGATTCAGAAACCCCGATGGAAGCCTCCATCCACTCAGCACAGGAATTTGCGTCGCTGCCCAGGCCGGAGAAACTCGACCTCGGTGGCCTCATGCCTTCCAATCCGATATTGAACCCGGATGGTAATAAGTTGTATTTTACGGACTTTACGAATCCTAAAGAGGTCATTTACTCGTGCATAAAGAATGATGGCCGGTGGTCAGCTCCGTCGCAGGAAATGAATGCACTGAATGACGATGATCAGTTCAATTATCTCTACGGCATCCACGACAACTGGGCGCTCAAAGGCGGAAAAAGCTACAGTCGCGGTACAGGCGAAACGGGCTACGCATTCTATGGAGGCCAGGGCGATGCAATGGCGGTGTCAGGCATATTGAAAGTTGCGGCTTACAACAACTACGATGACACGTCGGAACTGACAATCAGCGCCGACGCCCAAACCATCATCATGGGCATTGAAACCGACATGACCCAGGGCGGTGCCGATCTGTACTTTTCGAATAGGAAGGAAGACGGTTCGTACGGTTTTTTACAAAACATGGGCAAAGCGATCAACAGCGCCGCCGATGAAAGCATGCCGCGGTTGCTCTCAGACAATAAGACTTTGCTGTTTTCCAGCAATGGTTTCAGCAATTACGGCGACTACGATATTTTCGTGACGTACCGTTTAGACGATAGCTGGAAGAACTGGTCAGAGCCGGTCAATCTCGGCAGCAGCATCAATAGTGGCAGTTTTGACGGATCCCCGTGGTATGACGAGCGTAATGGCGAACTGTACTTCATCCGGACCGTCGACGGGCAAACGGGCATCTACCATGTGCATTTGCCCAAGTCACAGCTGATGAAGGGATAG
- a CDS encoding tetratricopeptide repeat-containing sensor histidine kinase codes for MNKIPLLLFLLLPIMAFSQNHDPDSVFIWYERDREKNPERALQHILNGIKNAEQRHDKYHKAAYLVKLIEQKNFIRDYAGAYRDFRKAEKYCIDNKVDGQLPCAYSQYAETCFNKEDFVGAMKYFRRADSVFAKQKDGIGVVISKNNIANIYQVQGQYDLAIKNLLDAAKHVDTSQYRYIKVEIFNNISELYETIGDNRKAQDMARAAMKIALGGKRDNPHGLLLSYAHLTSLLTDTHQYAEAEKYYRKGIALADSTHLESVKFDILKPGITLKVLQNDMSEAKRLVFEAMALGSKYKKNSNEMYSVKANLARIYLHDAQPAKAVALLNTLLREARLGDRRDDIAEIYEALSQAYEQAGDFKKALENHKLFVTQKDVILGSEKQKYFKDAQVKYETAIKEKELAQHKVALLQKSSESRKKNTTIIMLAALVFFVVILAYLVYRQQRLKGIQREKEFQLKAAIAQIETQNKLQEQRLSISRDLHDNIGAQLTFIISSVDNVKFGFSLEQTKLSDKLDSISDFTKSTILELRDTIWAMNHAEISFEELRSRIFNFLEKAKTAKSSIDYAFHLDASILDVKLSSLQGINIYRTIQEAVNNAIKYAAPSKIVIEAKPERGRITIEIRDNGVGFDTSDNDRGNGLGNMKKRMKEIGAECTIQSVRNEGTTVRISFQNNNNYA; via the coding sequence ATGAATAAAATCCCACTGCTGCTTTTCCTGCTGTTGCCGATTATGGCTTTCTCCCAGAACCATGATCCTGACAGTGTATTCATCTGGTACGAGCGCGACCGGGAAAAAAATCCCGAAAGGGCATTGCAGCACATTCTCAATGGGATTAAGAATGCGGAGCAGCGGCACGACAAATACCATAAGGCAGCGTATCTGGTCAAATTGATCGAGCAGAAGAATTTCATCCGGGATTATGCCGGTGCCTACCGCGATTTTCGCAAGGCCGAAAAATACTGCATAGACAACAAGGTGGACGGACAACTGCCGTGCGCCTACAGCCAGTACGCCGAAACCTGCTTCAATAAGGAAGATTTCGTCGGGGCGATGAAGTATTTCCGGCGTGCCGACTCGGTTTTTGCAAAGCAGAAAGACGGGATCGGGGTGGTGATTTCCAAAAACAATATAGCCAACATTTATCAGGTGCAGGGCCAGTACGACCTTGCCATCAAGAACCTGCTTGACGCCGCAAAGCATGTCGATACGTCACAATACCGGTACATTAAGGTCGAAATTTTCAATAACATCTCCGAATTGTATGAGACCATTGGCGACAACAGGAAAGCACAGGATATGGCACGCGCCGCGATGAAAATTGCACTCGGGGGTAAGCGCGACAATCCCCATGGACTGCTCCTCTCATACGCACACCTGACGTCGCTGCTGACCGATACACACCAATATGCGGAGGCAGAAAAATACTACCGTAAGGGCATCGCGCTCGCAGATTCAACCCATCTCGAAAGCGTAAAGTTTGATATATTGAAGCCGGGTATCACGCTCAAGGTGCTTCAAAACGATATGTCTGAGGCCAAAAGGCTGGTTTTTGAAGCGATGGCGCTGGGCAGCAAGTACAAAAAAAACTCCAACGAGATGTATTCCGTAAAGGCTAACCTGGCTAGGATTTACCTGCATGATGCGCAGCCGGCAAAGGCGGTGGCCTTGCTTAACACGCTGTTAAGAGAAGCGCGGCTCGGCGACCGCAGGGATGATATCGCTGAAATTTACGAAGCACTGTCGCAGGCTTATGAACAGGCCGGTGACTTTAAAAAAGCGTTGGAAAACCACAAGCTTTTTGTGACGCAAAAAGACGTCATCCTGGGCAGTGAAAAGCAGAAATACTTTAAGGATGCCCAGGTGAAATATGAAACTGCCATCAAGGAAAAGGAATTGGCGCAGCATAAAGTGGCGCTGCTACAGAAATCATCCGAGTCGAGAAAGAAGAATACCACGATTATCATGCTCGCCGCGCTGGTGTTCTTTGTGGTGATATTGGCGTACCTGGTTTACCGTCAGCAAAGGCTCAAAGGCATACAACGCGAAAAGGAATTCCAGCTCAAGGCCGCCATCGCACAGATTGAAACCCAGAACAAACTCCAGGAACAACGGCTGAGCATTTCACGCGACCTGCACGACAACATCGGCGCACAGCTGACCTTTATTATCTCGTCGGTTGACAATGTCAAGTTCGGGTTCAGCCTCGAGCAGACCAAACTCAGCGACAAGCTCGACAGCATCAGCGACTTTACCAAATCGACCATCCTGGAACTGCGCGACACAATCTGGGCGATGAACCATGCCGAAATCAGTTTTGAGGAATTGCGCTCGCGGATCTTCAATTTTCTCGAGAAAGCGAAAACAGCCAAAAGCAGTATCGACTACGCCTTCCACCTGGATGCATCCATCCTCGACGTCAAACTGTCCTCCCTGCAGGGCATCAACATCTACCGCACCATCCAGGAAGCGGTAAATAATGCCATCAAATATGCCGCACCTTCGAAAATTGTTATAGAAGCCAAACCGGAACGGGGCAGGATTACCATTGAAATCCGCGACAACGGCGTCGGTTTTGATACGTCTGACAATGACCGCGGCAATGGTTTGGGCAACATGAAGAAACGTATGAAGGAAATAGGGGCGGAGTGTACGATACAATCTGTAAGGAATGAAGGGACTACGGTCCGGATTTCTTTTCAAAACAACAACAATTATGCTTAA
- a CDS encoding sensor histidine kinase translates to MLKKYLSICLLCCLLPCNAQNTQQMIAGLKAALKDNPGARKTATIYSDLTWYYSTVSVDSALAYGKKAESEALKLADSTLLGQIYSDIGSVYFNNGDLTRAQQSYLRSYAIRKRLRDAAGIAKINNNLGNVYRDRQEYTQSMKAFLEALTYFESVKDLKSTAIAKSNIGMLMVNLHDYKKALAYLNPAIAYAEQQQLPDRLCEFYGNLGKAYSGLNDTVKARVAFEKSLRNCRLSGNNRAISVLYQNIGLLRARAKNEASAAVMYEKSRQVGQVVNSAHDQDNLKISVARSYLKTGKYKEALALLTEIRDKFLREKKDESLYYTLDLMIPTFAYLKQPDSVLYYQEVNKKLSEHLTRLSMLRQTAELETKYQTAKKEKLLAEQRAETHRKNMLLVGISVLTFLVIIISLLLYRQQKLKNRQQQQEFRLKSAIAQIETQNKLQEQRLSISRDLHDNIGAQLTFIISSVDNIKHGFDIQNIRLNDKLRSISDFTKSTIVELRDTIWAMNNSAITFEDLKVRILNFIEKAKMAREDIHFTFDIDDALQAVALTSIEGMNIYRTIQEAVNNAIKYSDAEDIGIYASADDGTISITINDNGAGFDPENSGNGNGLHNMRKRIEDIGGTISIKTALSEGTKISISLKNKNN, encoded by the coding sequence ATGCTTAAAAAATACCTCTCCATTTGCCTGCTGTGCTGCCTGCTGCCTTGTAATGCCCAGAATACGCAGCAGATGATCGCCGGCCTGAAAGCTGCGCTGAAGGACAATCCCGGCGCGCGGAAGACCGCCACCATTTATTCGGACCTGACATGGTATTATTCGACCGTTTCCGTTGATTCGGCTTTGGCATATGGGAAAAAGGCCGAATCCGAAGCCCTGAAATTAGCGGATTCCACGTTGCTCGGGCAGATTTACAGTGACATCGGTTCGGTGTACTTCAACAACGGAGACCTCACGCGTGCCCAGCAGAGTTACCTGCGTTCCTATGCCATCCGCAAACGCCTCAGGGATGCTGCGGGTATCGCAAAGATCAATAACAACCTGGGCAATGTATACCGCGACCGCCAGGAGTACACCCAATCAATGAAGGCATTCCTTGAAGCGTTGACCTACTTTGAGAGCGTAAAAGACCTGAAAAGCACCGCGATAGCCAAAAGCAATATCGGCATGCTCATGGTGAACCTGCACGACTACAAAAAAGCGTTGGCCTACCTGAATCCTGCCATCGCTTACGCAGAACAGCAGCAGCTGCCGGACCGCCTCTGCGAATTCTACGGAAATCTCGGCAAGGCGTATTCCGGGCTCAACGATACGGTCAAAGCCAGGGTCGCTTTTGAGAAAAGCCTCAGGAATTGCAGGCTGTCGGGTAATAACCGGGCAATCTCGGTGCTGTACCAGAACATTGGGCTGCTTCGGGCGCGTGCAAAAAACGAAGCCAGCGCCGCGGTGATGTACGAAAAGTCGAGACAGGTTGGCCAGGTTGTCAACTCCGCCCACGATCAGGACAACCTCAAGATCAGTGTCGCGCGCAGTTACCTCAAAACCGGGAAATACAAGGAGGCACTCGCATTGCTAACAGAAATCAGGGACAAATTCCTGCGCGAGAAGAAAGATGAAAGCCTGTACTACACGCTCGATTTGATGATCCCGACCTTCGCCTACCTCAAACAGCCGGACAGCGTGCTCTATTACCAGGAAGTGAACAAAAAACTCAGTGAGCACCTCACGCGGCTGAGCATGTTACGGCAGACCGCAGAGCTCGAGACCAAATACCAAACGGCCAAAAAAGAAAAGCTGCTCGCGGAACAGCGTGCCGAAACGCACCGCAAGAATATGCTGCTGGTTGGGATTTCCGTGCTGACGTTTTTGGTCATCATCATCTCATTGCTGCTCTACAGGCAACAGAAATTGAAGAACAGGCAGCAGCAACAGGAATTCCGGCTCAAATCGGCCATTGCCCAAATCGAAACACAGAACAAACTCCAGGAGCAGCGGCTCAGCATTTCGCGTGACCTTCATGACAATATCGGGGCGCAGCTGACCTTTATTATTTCGTCGGTAGACAACATCAAGCACGGGTTTGACATCCAGAACATCAGGCTCAATGACAAGCTGCGCAGCATCAGCGATTTTACGAAATCGACCATTGTCGAACTACGCGATACCATCTGGGCGATGAACAACAGCGCCATCACCTTTGAAGATTTGAAAGTGCGTATCCTGAACTTCATCGAAAAGGCGAAAATGGCCAGGGAAGACATCCATTTCACATTTGATATCGATGACGCGCTGCAGGCGGTAGCGCTCACGTCGATCGAAGGCATGAACATTTACCGGACCATACAGGAAGCGGTAAATAATGCCATCAAATACTCGGATGCGGAGGATATTGGTATTTACGCTTCCGCAGATGACGGAACAATATCAATCACGATCAATGACAACGGTGCCGGTTTTGACCCCGAAAACAGTGGCAACGGGAATGGGCTGCACAACATGCGCAAACGCATAGAGGATATCGGCGGGACCATTTCGATCAAGACGGCGCTCTCCGAAGGCACAAAAATCAGCATTTCACTTAAAAACAAAAACAATTAA
- a CDS encoding PQQ-binding-like beta-propeller repeat protein — protein MKKLTIMMLALVCATTASAQLGKLLGGGGKAGKKTGDFTTVWEGEFDNKATRLAVTNGSGKYIVGTDDNSATVLNADGKMIWSGDYKKITTNKTNKCEYQYTVWTDKGGYLFLFDERKLGTDRVAVIDIPTGKELWNSEVYQNLIPKGESAGDDELETVKYIYELDAFLISQKASVILVKADTGEKIWETNRFKGGVGKYIYNADKNEIVMLNFKPTALGALFAGYKNQLVRLNASNGEVLWDATFTGAVQKELVTRKPIVDMWIKGGKLYLHLNGLTVYDYSTGQQLWSAIYDDDMGGSSGNSLFGNKKKSQYYHLIAEPLFTQNAVYLVILGNRDKTKYVEKHDLESGKLLWASEKITGAFCMPHIYLAGDKLMVQVGGKFQVQELRLEETSNGLSAGLALGGFGGGSSKAWVPYIYWDYKNQKNSVLAIDDNNGKTAWRSERFDKRITDLILSEDKSTLFVGDGDEFYGYDIKSGNQLFDVKHNDAKVGKATDVIDFGDKVVVLSEKGLASYNKKDGSRAYASEKIKGVDYFYHIGDNYFLRDQRNSKNIIYGIDMANGETKGSVQSKGKGGSPQYGDGIDITEDGEFIFAFKGKKVEKIKVNN, from the coding sequence ATGAAAAAATTAACGATAATGATGCTGGCGCTCGTGTGTGCCACGACGGCAAGCGCACAGCTGGGCAAACTGCTCGGCGGTGGCGGGAAAGCCGGAAAAAAGACCGGAGACTTCACTACTGTCTGGGAAGGTGAATTTGACAACAAGGCCACCAGGCTGGCCGTGACGAACGGAAGCGGAAAATACATTGTCGGCACGGACGACAATTCAGCTACCGTCCTGAACGCCGACGGCAAAATGATCTGGAGCGGCGATTACAAAAAAATCACGACCAACAAGACCAACAAATGCGAATACCAATATACGGTATGGACTGATAAAGGCGGATACCTTTTCCTTTTCGACGAACGGAAACTGGGGACTGACCGCGTTGCAGTAATTGACATCCCCACGGGTAAGGAACTCTGGAACTCCGAAGTCTACCAAAACCTGATCCCAAAAGGGGAGAGCGCTGGTGACGACGAGCTGGAAACCGTCAAATATATCTATGAACTTGACGCATTCCTGATTTCGCAGAAAGCCTCGGTTATCCTTGTCAAGGCCGATACCGGCGAGAAAATCTGGGAGACGAACCGTTTCAAGGGCGGTGTCGGAAAATACATTTACAATGCCGATAAAAACGAAATCGTGATGCTCAACTTCAAACCAACAGCATTGGGCGCGTTGTTTGCAGGATACAAAAACCAGCTGGTGCGTCTCAATGCATCCAATGGGGAAGTGCTATGGGATGCAACTTTTACCGGCGCCGTGCAAAAAGAGCTCGTCACCCGCAAACCGATTGTCGACATGTGGATCAAGGGCGGCAAATTATACCTGCACCTCAACGGCCTTACGGTTTACGATTACAGCACAGGACAGCAGTTGTGGTCCGCGATTTATGACGACGATATGGGCGGTTCAAGCGGAAACTCCTTATTTGGCAATAAAAAGAAATCGCAATACTACCACCTGATTGCCGAACCGCTGTTTACGCAAAACGCAGTATACCTGGTCATCCTCGGGAATCGGGACAAAACCAAATATGTCGAGAAACACGATCTCGAATCCGGCAAACTGCTCTGGGCTTCAGAGAAAATTACCGGTGCGTTCTGCATGCCCCACATTTACCTCGCCGGTGACAAACTGATGGTGCAGGTGGGTGGAAAATTCCAGGTACAGGAGCTCAGGTTAGAGGAAACGAGCAACGGACTCTCAGCCGGATTGGCACTGGGCGGTTTCGGCGGCGGCAGCTCTAAAGCCTGGGTGCCATATATCTATTGGGATTACAAAAACCAGAAAAACAGCGTATTGGCCATTGATGACAATAACGGTAAAACGGCGTGGCGCTCTGAGCGTTTTGACAAAAGGATCACCGACCTGATTTTAAGTGAAGACAAAAGCACGTTGTTCGTCGGTGATGGGGATGAGTTCTATGGGTATGACATCAAGTCGGGTAACCAGCTTTTTGATGTGAAGCACAATGATGCCAAAGTAGGTAAGGCAACTGATGTAATCGACTTCGGCGACAAGGTCGTGGTACTTTCAGAAAAAGGCCTGGCTTCTTACAACAAAAAAGACGGCAGTCGCGCCTACGCTTCAGAAAAGATTAAAGGCGTGGATTATTTTTACCACATCGGCGACAACTACTTCCTGCGCGACCAACGCAACAGCAAGAACATCATTTACGGCATCGATATGGCCAATGGCGAAACCAAGGGCTCTGTACAATCCAAAGGAAAAGGCGGCAGCCCGCAATATGGTGACGGTATAGACATAACAGAAGACGGCGAATTCATTTTTGCTTTCAAGGGCAAAAAAGTGGAGAAAATCAAAGTCAACAATTAA